DNA from Halogeometricum sp. S1BR25-6:
GTGAAACTCCTCGCGGTGCGCCTGTACGCCTACACCGACGACCGGTTCGACGCCGTCGTCGACGGCGCCGTCTACGGTGCGATGGCGGGTCTCGGCTTCGCGGTCATCGAGAACGCCCTCTACATCACCCGCCAACTCCCGCAGGGCGGCGACGGACTGGAGTTCGGCCTCGGCCTCATCGGCGCCGGCGGCGGCATCACGGCCGTCCGCGCCCTCGCGGGTCCGGGGCACGTCATCTACTCCGCCATCGCGGGCTACTACCTCGGACTCGCGAAGTTCAACCGCGAGAACCGCGGCCCCATCGTCGTCAAGGGCCTGCTCATCGCGGCGTTCGTCCACGCGACGTACAACGCCACCGTGAGCATCGGCGCCGGACTCATCCAGACGTTCACGCCGCTCAGCGGTCTCTGGGCGTTCCTCGCGTACGTCCTCATCTACGACAGCATCTTCGGCCTCTACCTCATCCGGAAGATTCGACGGTACCGGCAGGCGTACCGGCGGGCGCACACGCCGATGCAGGACGACGGGTCGATCCAGTCGGAACAGACCGAGTTCGAGTAGTCGGGTCGGTCGCCTCGGCGTTCTCGGTCGTTTTCAGTCGCTTCGGAGCGCGTCGGCGTACCCCGACACCATGTTCTCGACGTACTTCGCCACCACGTCCACCTCGACGTGGACGGGGTCGCCCACCGACTTCTCCGAGAGCGTCGTCACCTCGTACGTCGTCGGGATGACGGCGACGGCGAAATCGCCCTCGTGGCGGTCCGCGACGGTGAGGCTGATGCCGTCGAGACAGACGGAGCCCTTTCCCACGACGTAGTTCGCTATCGACTCGGGCAGGTCGAACTCGAAGTACCAGTCGTCGCCGACGCGTTCGATTCCGGTCACCGTCGTCGTCGTGTCGACGTGCCCCTGCACGATGTGGCCGTCGAGGCGGCCGTCGGCCCTGAGAGCGCGTTCGAGGTTGACCCGGTCGCCCTCTCCCACGTCTCCGAGATACGTCTTCTCGACCGTCTCGCTGGCGAGAAACACCTCGAACCAGCCCCCCTCCCCGTCCGCGCCGACCGAGAACTCCTCGACGGTGAGACAGACGCCGCCGACGGCGATGGACTGGCCGTGGCGGAGGTCCTCGAACGCCGCTTCGGGGGCGATGCGGAGGCGCCGGCCGCCCTCGTCGTCCGTCGCGGCGACGACGACGCCGGTGCACTCGACGATTCCGGTGAACATACCTCCCGTCGCGTCCCGCGCGTGAAAAGCATCACGAGTTTGGTCCGCCGCGGGCCGCCGTCGGCGGGTGAATCGCGGTCGACGTTCCGGGCCCGCACACTCTCAGGCCGGGATACGCTTTTGTCGTCACTCGCCAACGCATCTCACAATGACGCTCCTCTCACGGCTCCGAACCAGTTTCATCGCGGGGCTGTTCCTCGTCGCA
Protein-coding regions in this window:
- a CDS encoding riboflavin synthase: MFTGIVECTGVVVAATDDEGGRRLRIAPEAAFEDLRHGQSIAVGGVCLTVEEFSVGADGEGGWFEVFLASETVEKTYLGDVGEGDRVNLERALRADGRLDGHIVQGHVDTTTTVTGIERVGDDWYFEFDLPESIANYVVGKGSVCLDGISLTVADRHEGDFAVAVIPTTYEVTTLSEKSVGDPVHVEVDVVAKYVENMVSGYADALRSD
- a CDS encoding PrsW family intramembrane metalloprotease translates to MAERRDPVERASEPSTDLYDVSTWEERTSVDGLAVALYRLFTASARIVVVLLALILLLAIGGFAALTTPEIGLLTALSAIPALGLAGYVYYTDATTNEPLSLLVGTFLLGVLTANFAAVLNGALQQYFQALGGLGMILFFYLVVGPVEETVKLLAVRLYAYTDDRFDAVVDGAVYGAMAGLGFAVIENALYITRQLPQGGDGLEFGLGLIGAGGGITAVRALAGPGHVIYSAIAGYYLGLAKFNRENRGPIVVKGLLIAAFVHATYNATVSIGAGLIQTFTPLSGLWAFLAYVLIYDSIFGLYLIRKIRRYRQAYRRAHTPMQDDGSIQSEQTEFE